A window of the Burkholderia sp. 9120 genome harbors these coding sequences:
- a CDS encoding type VI secretion system Vgr family protein: MAYEVLQGALRAGYTQLGRLNKLDTPLGQDWLVPMYVKGSARLGGNFEFTVDAVSAHGEKIKLGALVLKPVTLWIQQNDGSYMPIHGYVQHARRLGSDGPVTYYQIQFSSWLSFLKLSSDCRDWQEADGRQILADVFAKTPQAQGQYRFDLRSPIRSYSQRVQWEDDWNFVHRSMEEVGIFPRFEFASDGQSHTVVITDDLYFVPQLPTQVVTFSRSATNVEFDGLNQWSEQQDSQSASITTNTFDYMQPDQPKEISSPAFSQDELPAQGENYIYTGGYSWSDSAMGDTQARILAEEMASRSKRYFGVGSLRCALPGYWYRLDGHPVHDSEPEVEREMAIIAVDWLIQNNVPGIEAVAQFPGSLRAEVEQARTAGAGSTVRHTDGSAGFFQVEIEAQRRRVPFRSPFRHHKPEMHLQTGIVGTPDNEEIFTDSLNRSKVWLTWSRKGRDERASAWIRAAMPDAGSQRGGHFALRKGDEVLVGFVNGDCDRPVIISRLHGGATKPAFHSHGLFSGHRSKEYGGDGFNEFLMDDASGQNRLSLYSTSYSTGLHMGYLIQHTDNTRGAFIGTGFDLRSGAYGALRAAQGMVISTQPVATQPMNVTAATGQLAGAEAVLETVSKASETNRGESLQDGHDALKTFIDATQHSVAASVGKGGRTAGGGTGNANGFSKPVMVLSSPEGIAASTQQSIHLTADQHVNTVARKNVILAAGKSLLASVMDGISLFAQNLGIKLIASKGKIDIQALSDAMNLLSQLDLKVESATGRLVLTAKTEVWLGAGGSYISIKGAGIENVTTGHILERCASWDKPSGASAAISDPLQATPVADKGGRGMRFSG, translated from the coding sequence ATGGCTTACGAAGTGCTGCAGGGCGCGTTGCGCGCCGGGTACACGCAGTTGGGGCGGCTTAACAAACTCGACACGCCGCTTGGCCAGGACTGGCTCGTACCGATGTACGTGAAAGGTTCGGCTCGCCTCGGGGGCAATTTCGAATTCACTGTTGATGCCGTGTCGGCTCACGGTGAAAAGATCAAGCTCGGCGCGCTCGTGCTGAAACCGGTCACACTCTGGATTCAGCAGAACGACGGCAGCTATATGCCGATCCACGGCTACGTGCAGCATGCCCGCCGTCTGGGAAGTGATGGGCCAGTGACCTACTACCAGATTCAGTTTTCGTCATGGCTCAGCTTCCTCAAGCTCAGCAGTGACTGCCGCGACTGGCAGGAAGCTGACGGCAGGCAGATTCTCGCCGATGTGTTCGCCAAGACCCCGCAGGCGCAGGGCCAGTATCGCTTCGATCTGCGCTCGCCGATCCGCTCGTATTCGCAACGGGTCCAGTGGGAGGACGATTGGAACTTTGTCCACAGGAGCATGGAAGAGGTCGGCATCTTTCCACGCTTCGAATTCGCGAGCGATGGCCAGTCTCATACCGTCGTTATCACGGACGATCTGTACTTTGTGCCGCAGTTGCCCACGCAGGTAGTGACGTTCAGCCGCTCGGCCACCAACGTGGAATTCGATGGGCTGAACCAGTGGAGCGAACAGCAGGATTCGCAAAGCGCATCGATCACGACGAACACCTTCGACTACATGCAGCCCGACCAGCCAAAGGAAATCAGCTCTCCGGCATTCAGTCAGGATGAACTGCCCGCGCAGGGCGAGAACTATATCTATACAGGCGGCTACTCGTGGTCGGATAGCGCGATGGGCGACACGCAGGCGCGCATTCTCGCGGAGGAAATGGCAAGCCGCTCGAAACGGTATTTCGGCGTCGGCAGCCTGCGATGCGCACTGCCCGGCTACTGGTACCGGCTCGATGGTCATCCCGTTCACGACAGCGAGCCGGAGGTCGAGCGCGAGATGGCGATCATCGCCGTCGACTGGCTGATACAGAACAATGTGCCGGGCATCGAAGCCGTCGCGCAGTTCCCGGGGAGTCTGCGGGCCGAGGTTGAACAGGCGCGGACAGCGGGCGCTGGATCGACTGTTCGCCACACGGATGGCAGCGCAGGATTTTTCCAGGTTGAGATTGAGGCGCAGCGACGTCGCGTGCCGTTCCGCAGTCCGTTCAGACATCACAAGCCCGAGATGCATCTGCAGACGGGCATCGTCGGCACACCAGATAACGAAGAAATTTTCACCGATTCGCTGAATCGCTCGAAGGTCTGGCTGACGTGGAGTCGCAAGGGCCGCGACGAACGCGCGTCGGCGTGGATACGCGCCGCCATGCCCGATGCGGGCAGTCAGCGTGGCGGTCATTTTGCGCTGCGCAAGGGCGACGAAGTGCTGGTGGGCTTTGTGAATGGCGATTGCGACCGTCCGGTGATCATTTCGAGGCTGCATGGCGGCGCGACGAAGCCGGCGTTTCACTCGCATGGCCTGTTCTCCGGTCATCGCTCGAAGGAGTACGGCGGCGACGGCTTCAACGAATTCCTGATGGACGACGCCAGCGGACAGAACCGGTTGAGCCTGTACTCGACGAGTTACAGCACCGGCCTCCATATGGGGTATCTGATCCAGCACACGGATAACACGCGCGGCGCGTTTATCGGGACCGGTTTCGATCTGCGGTCGGGAGCGTACGGCGCGTTGCGTGCCGCACAGGGCATGGTCATTTCGACGCAACCTGTCGCCACTCAGCCCATGAACGTGACAGCCGCGACCGGGCAATTGGCGGGCGCTGAGGCCGTCCTCGAAACCGTCTCGAAGGCGAGCGAGACGAACCGGGGTGAGAGTCTGCAGGATGGGCATGATGCGCTCAAGACGTTCATCGATGCGACCCAGCACAGCGTGGCGGCCTCCGTCGGCAAGGGTGGCCGCACGGCGGGGGGCGGGACGGGCAATGCGAACGGTTTTTCGAAGCCGGTCATGGTGTTGTCCAGTCCTGAAGGCATTGCGGCGAGCACGCAGCAGTCCATTCACCTGACGGCCGACCAGCACGTCAATACGGTCGCGAGGAAAAACGTCATTCTTGCGGCGGGCAAATCGTTGCTGGCAAGCGTGATGGACGGCATCAGCCTGTTCGCGCAGAACCTGGGCATCAAGCTCATTGCGAGCAAGGGAAAGATCGACATCCAGGCGCTCAGCGATGCGATGAACCTGCTTTCGCAGCTCGATCTCAAGGTCGAGAGTGCGACGGGACGGCTGGTTCTGACGGCGAAAACGGAAGTGTGGCTTGGCGCGGGCGGTTCGTACATCAGCATCAAGGGCGCAGGCATCGAGAACGTCACGACCGGACACATTCTGGAGCGCTGTGCATCGTGGGACAAACCGAGCGGGGCAAGTGCGGCCATCAGCGATCCGTTGCAGGCCACGCCAGTGGCGGACAAGGGGGGCCGGGGCATGCGGTTTTCTGGGTAA
- the drt2 gene encoding antiviral reverse transcriptase Drt2 — MSKAVGWFKRRRYLHFDLPISENAAAAIACNPEVVTRHAFYPFIRFIVKSHKVKWDKVHKRLVVIPKERPVSYASHVDSHIYAHYASLLSERYEEYLREVEYQPSVLAFRRLGKSNIEFAKEAFDAIKLMGGADVICADISDFFGNLDHKILKASWATMLGGKNLPPDHYNVFKSLTRFTWVDKRNLYKVLGISFNNPRRAGARICEPDVFRNVVRACGLIERNVVPKGIPQGSPISALLSNIYMTGFDQAMWTALSPSGGKYFRYCDDMLIIAPEGKGKEFMKLAGELASLYELPLHPKKTEERFFTSTSGRLEADRPLQYLGFIFDGQQVSLRSASLARYSERMRRGVRLARVTMRTRNDLREERGEAARPLYKGKLYRRYSYLGRRNFVSYALRASNILGEKTIKRQVKPLWKRLRKQME, encoded by the coding sequence ATGAGCAAAGCTGTCGGGTGGTTTAAACGCCGAAGATATCTACATTTCGATTTGCCGATTAGCGAGAATGCCGCGGCCGCCATCGCCTGTAATCCGGAGGTGGTGACGCGTCACGCTTTTTATCCATTCATTCGCTTTATCGTTAAAAGCCACAAGGTAAAGTGGGACAAAGTTCATAAACGCTTAGTGGTTATCCCGAAGGAGCGGCCGGTAAGTTATGCTTCGCATGTGGATAGCCATATTTACGCGCACTATGCATCGCTATTAAGCGAGCGCTACGAAGAGTATCTTCGCGAAGTTGAATACCAGCCTTCGGTACTCGCTTTTCGGAGGCTCGGAAAGAGCAACATTGAGTTTGCGAAGGAAGCATTCGATGCAATCAAATTGATGGGCGGCGCGGACGTGATCTGCGCCGACATTAGCGATTTTTTCGGAAATTTAGATCACAAGATACTAAAAGCGAGCTGGGCGACAATGCTTGGCGGCAAGAACCTTCCTCCCGATCACTATAACGTATTCAAGTCGCTCACCCGTTTCACTTGGGTAGACAAGCGGAATCTTTACAAAGTATTAGGCATTTCATTTAACAATCCCCGTCGCGCTGGCGCTCGGATTTGCGAGCCTGACGTTTTCCGCAATGTGGTTCGTGCTTGTGGTCTGATTGAGCGTAACGTAGTACCGAAAGGAATTCCGCAGGGTTCACCCATAAGCGCGCTCTTGTCGAACATCTACATGACGGGCTTTGATCAGGCAATGTGGACCGCTCTCTCCCCGTCCGGTGGCAAGTACTTTCGCTACTGCGACGACATGCTCATCATTGCGCCCGAGGGCAAGGGGAAGGAGTTTATGAAGTTAGCCGGTGAACTTGCCAGCCTCTATGAATTGCCATTACATCCCAAGAAGACCGAGGAACGTTTTTTCACGTCAACATCTGGCAGACTGGAAGCCGATAGGCCGCTTCAATATCTGGGTTTTATCTTTGACGGTCAGCAAGTTTCGCTTCGTTCCGCATCATTGGCGCGGTATTCAGAGCGAATGAGGCGCGGCGTACGTCTTGCACGCGTGACCATGCGCACGCGAAATGATTTGCGCGAGGAGCGAGGCGAAGCGGCGAGACCACTATACAAGGGCAAGTTATATAGGCGGTACTCTTATCTCGGACGACGTAACTTCGTTTCGTATGCCTTGCGTGCCTCAAATATTCTTGGCGAAAAAACTATAAAGCGACAAGTTAAGCCACTATGGAAGCGGCTCCGGAAGCAAATGGAGTAA
- a CDS encoding XRE family transcriptional regulator has translation MFNPSRLSLARRRRKFTKKALAEVLGCDQKTIIRYESGEAEPPEESLNALSSALNFPVAFFSGNDIDEPQPEAASFRSMSTMSARERDAALAAGAFSFVFNDWIDARFHLPSHALIDCKDCADPEAAARVLREEWGLGDRPITNMVHLLEAKGVRVFSLAENTKTVDAFSMWRKETPYVFLNTFKTAERSRFDAAHELGHLVLHKHGGPQGGRVVEDEANQFASAFLMPEGDVKARLPRVNAVNQIVEAKKRWRVSVAALNYRLHRLEITTDWQYRNFAIQISQHYRQSEPYSVERETSVVWDKVLQMLRADGMTKHTIASALSLPVVEFDNLVFRLTNYHSIEGGGSGRGKSKAKLSVV, from the coding sequence ATGTTTAATCCAAGCCGACTGAGCCTCGCCCGGCGTCGACGCAAGTTCACAAAAAAAGCTCTTGCAGAGGTGCTGGGCTGCGATCAAAAGACAATCATTCGGTATGAAAGCGGCGAAGCGGAACCGCCCGAGGAAAGTTTGAATGCGCTTTCGAGCGCATTGAACTTCCCGGTCGCCTTCTTCTCCGGCAACGACATAGATGAGCCTCAGCCAGAGGCTGCCAGCTTCCGGTCGATGAGCACAATGTCCGCTCGCGAGAGGGATGCCGCTCTCGCCGCTGGTGCGTTTTCGTTTGTTTTTAACGACTGGATTGACGCGCGGTTCCATCTACCTTCGCATGCTCTCATCGACTGTAAGGATTGCGCCGATCCCGAAGCGGCAGCACGTGTTCTACGTGAGGAGTGGGGGCTCGGAGATCGGCCAATTACAAACATGGTGCATCTCCTCGAGGCCAAGGGCGTGCGCGTGTTTTCGCTTGCGGAAAATACGAAGACGGTCGACGCCTTTTCGATGTGGAGGAAGGAAACGCCCTACGTCTTCCTGAACACGTTTAAGACTGCCGAGCGCAGCAGGTTCGACGCCGCGCACGAGCTTGGGCACCTTGTCCTGCACAAGCATGGTGGCCCACAGGGCGGTAGAGTTGTCGAAGATGAGGCCAACCAGTTTGCCTCGGCGTTTCTAATGCCTGAGGGAGATGTAAAAGCTCGACTTCCGCGGGTCAACGCGGTAAATCAGATAGTGGAAGCCAAGAAACGGTGGCGCGTATCGGTCGCCGCATTGAACTATCGATTGCACCGCTTGGAAATAACCACCGACTGGCAGTACCGCAACTTCGCGATCCAGATTTCACAGCACTACCGGCAATCTGAGCCATATTCCGTAGAGCGTGAAACGTCCGTGGTTTGGGACAAGGTTCTGCAGATGTTGCGCGCCGATGGCATGACGAAGCACACGATCGCAAGTGCGCTGTCGCTGCCGGTTGTGGAATTCGACAATCTGGTGTTCCGCCTCACCAACTATCATAGTATCGAGGGCGGTGGGTCTGGTCGCGGCAAAAGCAAAGCGAAACTGAGCGTCGTTTAG
- a CDS encoding recombinase family protein, with product MRKIYYGRISTTDGQSSASQYEDARAHGVDGKDIFIDEGISGYHVAPEDREQWRKAEHDLRHGGILIVRWLDRISRRYDELHRTMHRLMGLGVLVECTLNGMVFDGNAKDPIEKATRDAVLAFMAAQGEADYRNRGEMQRRGVAIAKAAGKYTGRVRSHDYAAIKAWREEHGASIRVTAEQFGVGTATVKRACAATE from the coding sequence ATGCGCAAAATCTACTACGGGCGGATTTCGACCACGGACGGGCAATCATCCGCAAGCCAGTACGAAGACGCCAGAGCCCACGGCGTAGACGGGAAGGACATTTTCATAGACGAGGGCATCAGTGGCTACCATGTGGCCCCAGAGGACCGCGAGCAGTGGCGCAAAGCCGAGCATGATTTGCGCCACGGTGGAATCCTGATCGTGCGCTGGCTGGACCGGATCAGCCGCCGCTACGATGAACTGCACCGGACGATGCACCGACTCATGGGCTTAGGGGTACTCGTCGAATGCACGCTCAACGGGATGGTGTTCGACGGGAACGCGAAGGACCCGATTGAAAAGGCTACGCGAGACGCGGTGCTGGCATTCATGGCTGCACAGGGAGAAGCCGATTATCGCAACCGGGGCGAGATGCAGCGCCGGGGCGTCGCGATCGCCAAGGCAGCGGGCAAGTACACGGGCCGCGTGCGGTCGCACGATTATGCTGCGATCAAAGCGTGGCGCGAAGAGCACGGCGCGAGCATTCGCGTAACTGCTGAGCAATTCGGTGTTGGTACTGCGACGGTCAAGCGAGCGTGCGCCGCTACCGAATGA
- a CDS encoding sodium:solute symporter family protein has protein sequence MKLTNRLIRSYAFYTLGFLLFIYVMWRIERTTGPGVWIGYVFLFVPIAVYAVIGLLSRTSDLVEYYVAGRRVPSVFNGMATAADWLSAASFIGLAGSIYATGYDGLAYLMGWTGGYCLVAFLLAPYVRKLARYTIPDFLGTRFSSNAVRGLAALAAILCSFVYLVAQIQGVGLIATRFIGVDFAVGIFCGLAGILVCSFLGGMRAVTWTQVAQYIILIAAILIPVSMIAHKDGLGWLPQFNYGRLMARVEGLEKQVRDAPLEQTVRDDYRRQAARMQVRLDTLPQSFIDEKSRLTQEVADLRRHNGPLREIKEREKALDQFPRDAAAAQIVWSQRRDEMLMRAAAPVPMHEPFPAANDEERRIHERNFLSLLLCLSLGTASLPHILTRYNTTTSVASARRSVGWTLFFVALFYLTVPVLAVLIKYEILTHLVGHHFADLPQWFTQWNRVEPRLISLNDTNLDGVVRWSEIQMQPDMVVLAAPEIAGLPYVMSGLIAAGALAAALSTADGLLLTIANALSHDVYYHMVDPTASSQRRVTVSKILLLGVALFASYVASLNTGNILFLVGAAFSLAASSLFPVLVLGVFWKRTTRLGAVAGMLAGLLVCIYYIVSTYPFFTQMTGFAGARWFGIEPISSGVFGVPAGFLVAIGVSLVDRKPDAYTRALVDYIRHP, from the coding sequence ATGAAGCTCACGAATCGCCTGATCCGTTCATACGCGTTCTATACGCTCGGCTTCCTTCTGTTCATCTACGTGATGTGGCGCATTGAGCGCACCACCGGCCCCGGCGTGTGGATCGGCTATGTGTTCCTGTTCGTGCCGATCGCGGTGTATGCGGTGATCGGCCTGCTGTCGCGCACCTCCGATCTGGTCGAATACTACGTGGCGGGGCGGCGCGTGCCGTCCGTGTTCAACGGCATGGCGACGGCCGCCGACTGGTTGTCGGCGGCGTCGTTCATCGGCCTCGCGGGGTCGATCTATGCGACCGGCTACGACGGGCTCGCGTATCTGATGGGCTGGACCGGCGGCTATTGCCTCGTCGCGTTTCTGCTCGCGCCGTACGTGCGCAAACTGGCGCGCTACACGATTCCCGATTTTCTCGGCACGCGCTTTTCGAGCAACGCAGTGCGCGGGCTCGCGGCGTTGGCGGCGATTCTCTGTTCGTTCGTTTATCTGGTCGCGCAGATTCAGGGCGTCGGTCTGATCGCGACGCGCTTTATCGGCGTAGATTTTGCGGTGGGCATTTTCTGCGGGCTCGCGGGCATTCTGGTGTGCTCGTTTCTGGGCGGCATGCGCGCGGTCACGTGGACCCAGGTCGCGCAGTACATCATCCTGATCGCGGCGATCCTGATACCGGTGTCGATGATCGCGCACAAGGACGGCCTCGGCTGGCTGCCGCAATTCAACTACGGACGGTTGATGGCGCGCGTGGAAGGTCTCGAAAAACAGGTGCGCGACGCGCCGCTCGAACAGACCGTGCGCGACGACTATCGACGCCAGGCCGCCCGGATGCAGGTGCGGCTCGATACGCTGCCGCAATCGTTTATCGACGAGAAGTCGCGTCTCACGCAGGAGGTGGCCGATTTGCGGCGCCATAACGGACCATTGCGCGAGATCAAGGAACGCGAGAAAGCGCTCGATCAGTTTCCCCGCGATGCGGCCGCCGCGCAGATCGTCTGGAGCCAGCGCCGCGATGAAATGCTGATGCGTGCCGCCGCGCCGGTGCCGATGCACGAGCCGTTTCCCGCAGCCAACGATGAGGAACGGCGCATTCATGAGCGCAATTTCCTGTCGCTGCTGCTGTGCCTTTCGCTGGGGACGGCGAGCCTGCCGCATATTCTGACGCGCTATAACACGACGACGTCGGTTGCGTCCGCGCGACGCTCGGTCGGCTGGACGCTGTTTTTCGTCGCGCTGTTTTATCTGACGGTGCCGGTGCTGGCCGTGCTGATCAAGTACGAGATATTGACCCACCTGGTGGGCCATCACTTCGCCGATCTGCCGCAATGGTTCACGCAATGGAATAGGGTGGAACCGCGTCTGATCAGTCTGAACGATACGAACCTCGACGGCGTCGTGCGATGGAGCGAGATTCAGATGCAGCCGGACATGGTCGTGCTCGCCGCGCCCGAGATTGCGGGGTTGCCGTATGTGATGTCGGGATTGATTGCGGCGGGCGCGTTGGCCGCGGCGCTCTCGACCGCCGATGGTTTGCTGCTCACCATTGCGAATGCGTTGTCGCACGACGTGTATTACCACATGGTCGATCCGACGGCGTCGAGTCAGCGGCGCGTGACGGTCTCGAAGATTTTGCTGCTGGGCGTGGCGCTGTTCGCGTCGTATGTGGCGTCGTTGAATACCGGGAATATTCTGTTTCTGGTGGGGGCGGCGTTTTCGCTGGCGGCGTCGAGTCTGTTTCCGGTGCTGGTGCTGGGGGTGTTCTGGAAGCGCACCACGCGACTCGGCGCGGTGGCGGGGATGCTGGCGGGGCTGCTCGTGTGCATCTATTACATCGTCTCGACCTATCCGTTCTTCACGCAGATGACGGGCTTCGCCGGCGCGAGGTGGTTCGGGATCGAGCCGATCAGCTCGGGCGTGTTCGGCGTGCCGGCGGGGTTTCTGGTGGCGATCGGCGTGAGTCTCGTGGACCGGAAACCGGACGCCTATACGCGGGCGCTGGTGGACTACATCCGGCATCCTTAG